The DNA segment GACCTGCATCCGCATGAGGTTTCCGGCGGCATGGGCCAGCGGGCGATGATCGCGATGATGCTGATTGCAGGGCCCGAACTCCTGGTTGCCGACGAGCCGACCTCGGCGCTCGACGTCACGGTGCAGCTCGAAGTGCTCGGTATTCTCGACAAACTGGTGGCCGATCGCGGCATGGGCCTGATCTTCATCTCGCATGATCTGCGGCTGGTTTCGTCCTTCTGCGACCGGGTCATCGTCATGTATGCCGGCAAGATCGTCGAGGAACTGGCGGCATCCGATCTCGGCAATGCCAAACATCCCTATACCCAAGGCCTGCTCAACTGCATGCCGACGCTCGGCACGAACCGGCACCCGTTGCCCGTGCTCGACCGCCAGCCGGAGTGGGCGCTATGACGGCCATTGTCTCTGTTGAAAACCTCACCGTCGCCTATGACGATTTCCTGGCGCTGGACGATGTCAGCATCGCTGTCGCGCCGGGAGAATCCTTCGGCCTCGTCGGCGAATCCGGTTCCGGCAAATCGACGCTTCTGCGCGCCATCGCCGGCCTGTCGCCGGTCTCGGCCGGCAGGATCGTGCTGGATGGCAAGCCGCTGGATGTGAAACACCGCGAAAAGCCGTTCTACCGCAAGGTCCAGATGGTGTTCCAGGATCCCTACGGTTCGCTGCATCCGCGCCAGACCGTCGACCGGCTGCTCCAGGAGCCGCTGGCGATCCATGGCATTGAAGACGCCGAACGCCGCATCCTGCGGGCGCTCGACGAGGTGGGTCTCGGCTCGTCCTTCCGCTTCCGCTATTCGCACCAGCTGTCGGGCGGCCAGCGCCAGCGCATCGCCATTGCAAGGGCGCTGATCATCGAGCCGCAGATCATGCTGCTCGACGAGCCGACCTCGGCTCTGGATGCCTCGGTTCAGGCCGAAGTCCTCAATCTGCTCGAACAGGTCCGGCGCGACCGCAAGCTCACCTATATCATGGTCAGCCACGACCTCGGCGTCGTCACCCATATGTGCGAACGCCTGGCGGTGATGAAAAACGGTAAAGTCGTCGAACGCCTGTCCTCCGACGATCTCGTGGCAGGGCGGCTGAAAGAGGATTATACCAAGAACCTGATGGTGGCGAGCAAGGGGTTCGTGCGCGAGGCGGTTGCCGCGCCGTAACGCCACTTTAATTCCGTTCATAGGAACTTGCGCAAAGTTGCGCCGGGGAGGCCATGCAAGGCTCTGATGGAGCGCGGCCGTCAAGACGGTTGCTATGTCGGTGACATGACGGAGAAAATTGGTGCACCCGACTGGATTCGAACCAGTGACCCCTGCCTTCGGAGGGCAGTACTCTATCCAGCTGAGCTACGGGTGCATCCGCGACGGCAAGCGTCGAAGCAGGCTGTGCCCGGTTCATAGCCCAGGACGCACGGCGCATCAATGGTCAATACGCATCGCCAGCCGAATTTCACCAGGATGGTGGCGGCATCGATCCGTCCCGCGTCCGCCTGCGTAGACATCCCTGTATTGAAAGGCGATCCGCAGGTGCGGTGGC comes from the Pararhizobium qamdonense genome and includes:
- a CDS encoding ABC transporter ATP-binding protein; this encodes MTAIVSVENLTVAYDDFLALDDVSIAVAPGESFGLVGESGSGKSTLLRAIAGLSPVSAGRIVLDGKPLDVKHREKPFYRKVQMVFQDPYGSLHPRQTVDRLLQEPLAIHGIEDAERRILRALDEVGLGSSFRFRYSHQLSGGQRQRIAIARALIIEPQIMLLDEPTSALDASVQAEVLNLLEQVRRDRKLTYIMVSHDLGVVTHMCERLAVMKNGKVVERLSSDDLVAGRLKEDYTKNLMVASKGFVREAVAAP